A single genomic interval of Spirosoma linguale DSM 74 harbors:
- a CDS encoding anti-FecI sigma factor, FecR (PFAM: FecR protein~KEGG: avn:Avin_10460 anti-sigma factor, FecR family), producing the protein MKRSNHSELDDFLEDDSFRLWIFGKATPEAAQQWDDFLLLYPQKEVTFRKAQEVLRAIEGDTFALPAASVRHNIRQIMQDTEPTPFIQSIPWHHSPVWRWAAAAVVVLAVTWYSWHRNQQALPPSTAIYRQMVSAAAAPLEEVVNETTQSRLVLLADGSSVVLQPNSRISYPKQFDQHPKREVYLTGEAFFEVAKNPDKPFFVYADNLIAKVLGTSFTVRAYDRQAVDVTVKTGKVSVFTRFDKERVEKKESKQLIGLVLTPNQRGLFDREEGRLLRSLVESPNLLDMPIQRSVFEFNDTPVSAVFASLEKAYGVEIIFDAEVMKNCYLTASLDDEPLFEKLNMICQTLDAQHEQMDGKILISSKGCQ; encoded by the coding sequence ATGAAAAGAAGTAACCATTCTGAGCTGGACGATTTTCTGGAAGATGATTCTTTCCGGCTGTGGATATTCGGAAAAGCTACGCCGGAAGCCGCTCAACAATGGGATGATTTTCTGCTTCTGTACCCGCAGAAAGAGGTTACTTTCCGAAAGGCACAAGAGGTTCTGCGAGCGATTGAAGGCGATACCTTTGCGTTGCCGGCCGCCAGTGTTCGACACAACATCCGGCAAATAATGCAGGATACCGAACCGACTCCTTTTATACAATCTATTCCCTGGCATCACTCGCCCGTTTGGCGGTGGGCCGCTGCTGCGGTGGTTGTACTGGCCGTAACCTGGTATAGCTGGCACCGTAACCAGCAGGCACTACCGCCTTCAACGGCTATTTATCGGCAGATGGTGTCGGCAGCGGCAGCACCGCTGGAAGAGGTTGTCAATGAAACGACCCAAAGTCGACTGGTTCTCCTCGCCGATGGCAGTTCGGTGGTGCTTCAGCCCAACAGCCGGATCAGTTACCCCAAACAGTTTGACCAACATCCGAAACGGGAAGTTTACCTGACCGGCGAAGCGTTTTTTGAAGTTGCCAAAAACCCGGATAAGCCCTTTTTCGTGTATGCCGACAACCTGATTGCAAAAGTTCTCGGTACCAGCTTTACGGTTCGGGCCTACGACAGGCAGGCCGTCGATGTAACGGTCAAGACGGGCAAGGTCTCCGTTTTCACACGATTTGATAAAGAACGGGTCGAAAAAAAGGAATCGAAGCAACTGATCGGTTTAGTGCTCACGCCGAATCAGCGGGGCCTTTTCGACCGGGAGGAAGGCCGGTTGCTGCGGTCGCTGGTAGAGTCGCCCAACTTGCTCGACATGCCCATTCAGCGGTCGGTGTTCGAGTTCAACGATACGCCGGTTTCGGCGGTTTTCGCATCGCTGGAAAAGGCCTATGGGGTGGAGATCATCTTCGACGCAGAGGTCATGAAAAACTGTTACCTGACGGCTTCGCTGGACGATGAACCGCTATTCGAAAAGCTCAATATGATTTGCCAGACGCTGGATGCCCAGCATGAACAGATGGATGGGAAGATCTTAATCAGTAGTAAAGGATGCCAATAA
- a CDS encoding RNA polymerase, sigma-24 subunit, ECF subfamily (TIGRFAM: RNA polymerase sigma factor, sigma-70 family~PFAM: Sigma-70 region 4 type 2; sigma-70 region 4 domain protein~KEGG: bba:Bd0743 RNA polymerase sigma-E factor): MINTASYTSHPSDLQLWQRFREGDRVAFEQIIANNYTSLFRFGTRFTKDVGLIEDCLHDLFVYLWEKRASLSATDSIRKYLFKSFRHKMLLELQRVYRRGWVSEDEAAEMAPEQNFQDTLFLLENEQLTTHKIKEAINQLPVRQQEALYLRYFEGLDVDHIAQVMTINRQSVSNHLHKALTFLREHWVNFTISALLLAFFR, encoded by the coding sequence ATGATTAATACGGCTTCATATACTAGTCACCCTTCAGATTTACAGCTCTGGCAACGCTTCAGGGAAGGTGATCGTGTGGCCTTTGAGCAGATTATTGCGAACAACTACACAAGCTTGTTTCGGTTTGGTACCCGATTCACCAAAGACGTTGGGTTGATCGAAGATTGCCTGCACGATTTATTCGTATATCTGTGGGAAAAGCGGGCATCCCTTAGTGCTACCGACTCCATCCGAAAGTACCTCTTCAAGTCGTTTCGGCATAAGATGCTGCTCGAATTACAGCGCGTTTATCGTCGGGGCTGGGTCTCCGAAGATGAAGCCGCCGAGATGGCTCCCGAACAGAACTTTCAGGATACCCTTTTCCTACTGGAAAATGAACAGCTGACAACGCATAAGATCAAGGAAGCCATCAATCAACTGCCCGTACGCCAGCAGGAAGCCCTTTACCTTCGCTATTTTGAAGGACTGGACGTCGACCATATTGCGCAGGTGATGACCATTAACCGGCAATCCGTATCGAATCACCTCCACAAGGCACTCACCTTCCTGCGCGAACACTGGGTTAATTTCACTATTTCGGCACTGCTGTTGGCCTTTTTCCGGTAG
- a CDS encoding Inosine/uridine-preferring nucleoside hydrolase (PFAM: Inosine/uridine-preferring nucleoside hydrolase~KEGG: eca:ECA1874 putative inosine-uridine preferring nucleoside hydrolase), translating into MLTNRWFKFLLLLLAVPAITVGQGSGAQSIVTPRMRVIVDNDFSGDPDGLFQLAHLLLSPSVDVRAIVGSHLRVGDGFDNSTTQADNAAKKAQELVQVMGVKLNIPIIAGSNTAMPNDSTPVKSEAVKFIIREALRTDTQLPLYVLCGAGLTETASALLTNPQIANKLTLVWIGGPEYTDLALPPPNYSTPEYNLNIDIAAARAVFNRAAVPIWQIPRNAYRQALLPYSLLQLKVKPQGKTGKYLSYVLERLMTRLQQYKLNIGETYVLGDSPLVLLTALQSSFEADPSSSEYVLRMSPRITPQGTYEYNHTGRQIRVYNRLDIQLMFTDFFAKLELMNRP; encoded by the coding sequence ATGTTAACGAATAGATGGTTTAAATTTTTGCTGCTCCTGCTGGCAGTTCCCGCCATTACGGTCGGGCAAGGTTCGGGGGCTCAGTCGATTGTGACACCCCGGATGCGGGTAATCGTCGACAATGATTTTAGTGGCGACCCCGATGGGCTGTTCCAGTTGGCTCATTTACTGCTGTCGCCTTCGGTAGATGTAAGAGCGATTGTAGGGTCGCATCTGCGCGTCGGGGACGGATTCGATAATTCGACTACGCAGGCCGATAACGCTGCAAAGAAAGCGCAGGAGCTTGTTCAGGTTATGGGCGTGAAGCTCAATATTCCCATTATAGCCGGGTCGAATACGGCTATGCCTAATGATAGCACCCCTGTTAAAAGCGAAGCGGTAAAGTTTATTATCCGGGAAGCGCTACGCACCGATACACAATTACCCTTATATGTTCTCTGCGGGGCAGGGCTTACCGAAACGGCTTCGGCCCTGCTGACCAATCCGCAGATTGCCAATAAACTAACGCTGGTCTGGATTGGCGGTCCGGAATATACTGATCTGGCCCTGCCTCCGCCAAATTATTCCACACCGGAGTATAACTTGAACATAGATATTGCCGCAGCTCGGGCCGTGTTTAACCGGGCAGCCGTGCCCATCTGGCAAATTCCCCGAAATGCTTACCGGCAGGCCCTGCTGCCCTATTCGTTGCTCCAGCTGAAGGTGAAGCCGCAGGGTAAAACGGGAAAATATCTTTCCTATGTGCTGGAGCGATTGATGACCCGCTTACAGCAGTACAAGCTCAACATTGGTGAAACCTATGTGCTGGGTGATAGTCCGCTGGTATTGCTGACGGCCCTGCAATCGTCTTTCGAGGCCGACCCATCATCGAGCGAGTATGTTTTAAGAATGTCTCCCCGAATTACACCACAGGGAACGTACGAGTACAACCATACCGGCCGACAGATTCGGGTGTATAACCGGCTGGATATTCAGTTGATGTTTACCGACTTCTTTGCCAAGCTGGAATTGATGAACCGACCGTAA
- a CDS encoding Cl- channel voltage-gated family protein (PFAM: Cl- channel voltage-gated family protein~KEGG: bba:Bd1816 chloride channel protein), protein MANRPSRYAQVLAWLDQHIIRRLYTERIRRVILQSLPFWVASLLTGLIAVGYEELFVLAEDISFTWLEAHPLLVFGLTPLAFLMAWLLVKKLAPAARGSGIPQVMAGIELSNPASHGRIGYLLDLRVVAVKMVSSLVLLAGGGVIGREGPTIQISAAIFRAINRLQPAGWPQLSRQIALVTGGAAGLAAAFNTPLGGIVFVVEELTQTHITRFRTAVFTAVIIAGMTAQAIQGPYLYLGFPKVTASTGWFLGIVVLVAMFCGLAGAVFAKTLLWINAYRRRFTTLPQQAAWVAGCGLVMAALAYLMGTDAVGTGKPIINRLLFQNDHLTPWYLFPVRFAGMALSYSSGAAGGVFATSLSAGAILGDALSRLARVTPSDTNLVILVSMVSFLTGVVRSPFTAAILVLEMTDRHSAIFQLLLGGLMAQGAASLIDPVSFYEHLKEGFIKETLAQPVTLTKAVDPTKTD, encoded by the coding sequence ATGGCCAATAGACCTTCCCGATACGCGCAGGTGCTGGCCTGGCTCGATCAACACATAATCCGACGGCTGTATACCGAACGTATCCGCCGGGTTATTCTGCAAAGTTTGCCATTCTGGGTCGCTTCATTGCTGACCGGGCTTATAGCCGTCGGTTACGAAGAACTGTTCGTTTTAGCGGAAGATATTAGTTTCACCTGGCTTGAAGCACATCCGCTACTGGTGTTTGGGCTTACGCCCCTTGCCTTTCTGATGGCCTGGTTGTTGGTGAAAAAGCTGGCTCCGGCGGCAAGAGGAAGCGGCATCCCGCAGGTGATGGCCGGTATTGAACTTTCCAACCCGGCGTCGCACGGCCGTATCGGCTACCTGCTGGATTTGCGGGTGGTAGCGGTGAAGATGGTGAGCAGCCTGGTTTTACTGGCGGGTGGCGGTGTTATTGGGCGGGAAGGACCAACCATTCAGATTTCAGCCGCCATTTTTCGGGCTATCAATCGACTGCAACCGGCGGGCTGGCCCCAGCTGTCGCGTCAGATCGCTCTCGTTACGGGCGGAGCGGCCGGTCTGGCAGCTGCCTTCAACACGCCCCTTGGTGGGATCGTCTTTGTGGTCGAAGAACTTACGCAGACGCACATCACTCGTTTTCGGACCGCTGTTTTTACGGCCGTTATCATTGCGGGTATGACGGCGCAGGCTATTCAGGGGCCTTATTTGTATTTGGGGTTTCCGAAAGTAACGGCATCGACGGGCTGGTTTTTGGGCATTGTCGTACTCGTCGCCATGTTTTGCGGACTGGCAGGTGCCGTGTTTGCCAAAACGCTGTTGTGGATAAATGCATACCGACGACGGTTTACCACACTACCCCAGCAGGCGGCCTGGGTAGCCGGTTGTGGCCTGGTTATGGCGGCTCTGGCGTATTTGATGGGTACCGATGCTGTTGGAACGGGCAAACCGATCATTAACCGGTTATTGTTTCAGAATGATCACCTGACTCCCTGGTATCTTTTTCCGGTTCGATTTGCGGGTATGGCGCTTAGCTATAGCAGTGGAGCCGCCGGGGGCGTTTTCGCGACTTCGCTCAGCGCCGGAGCCATTCTGGGTGACGCTCTCTCCCGACTGGCCCGCGTAACGCCAAGCGACACGAACCTGGTTATTCTGGTCAGCATGGTCAGCTTTCTGACGGGCGTAGTCCGGTCGCCGTTCACTGCGGCTATTCTTGTACTGGAAATGACCGACCGGCATTCGGCTATTTTTCAGTTACTCCTCGGCGGTCTTATGGCGCAGGGAGCCGCATCGCTGATCGACCCGGTTTCATTCTACGAGCATCTGAAAGAAGGATTTATCAAGGAAACGCTGGCGCAGCCTGTCACGCTGACAAAAGCAGTTGACCCGACCAAGACCGACTAG
- a CDS encoding sodium/hydrogen exchanger (PFAM: sodium/hydrogen exchanger~KEGG: noc:Noc_0159 sodium/hydrogen exchanger), which yields MDLFTLITLLIVASALLAYLNTRWLKLPDAIGIMVLSLCFSLLLIGMNAIYPASLTLVRQTVREIDFGKALFDVMLSFLLFAGAFHTDAAKLRVERRSVMLFAFVGVLLSTVLVGTGVYYVTKFLGINLPFTLCLLFGALISPTDPIAVLGILAKFKLPESVKLNIVGESLFNDGVGVVVFASIYQIVRNGAESISAGEIIWLFVEEAGGGVIFGIALGYLMYWLLRSINHYQTEVMITVAAVMGGYLLAQSLHISGPLAMVVAGLFVGDNNARQDAMSQTTKRYVDGFWELIDSILNALLFVLIGIELLVIDFHISYWTIYLVVILIVLLSRYLAILIPFTLARRWLDLDSKAPLMLTWGGLRGGLSIAMALSIDNDLPHKDFIVSVTYAVVLFSVIGQGLTMERLIRRLYPPEEQV from the coding sequence ATGGATCTATTTACCCTGATTACATTACTTATTGTTGCTTCAGCGTTACTTGCCTACCTAAATACAAGGTGGCTCAAACTACCAGACGCCATTGGTATTATGGTGCTGTCACTATGTTTTTCGCTGTTGCTAATCGGAATGAACGCCATTTATCCGGCCAGCCTTACACTGGTTCGGCAGACAGTTCGTGAAATCGATTTTGGAAAAGCTCTTTTCGACGTCATGTTAAGCTTCCTGCTTTTTGCGGGGGCCTTTCATACCGATGCAGCCAAATTACGGGTCGAACGGCGGTCGGTCATGCTATTTGCCTTCGTGGGTGTACTGCTCAGCACGGTGTTGGTTGGCACGGGTGTTTATTACGTCACTAAATTCCTGGGTATAAATTTACCCTTCACTCTGTGTCTTTTATTTGGTGCGCTTATTTCCCCTACCGATCCAATTGCCGTATTAGGCATTCTGGCCAAGTTCAAACTCCCGGAGAGTGTTAAGCTCAACATTGTGGGTGAATCACTATTTAATGACGGGGTCGGCGTCGTTGTCTTTGCCTCCATTTATCAGATTGTTCGCAATGGTGCCGAGAGTATAAGCGCCGGAGAAATTATCTGGTTATTCGTCGAAGAAGCTGGTGGGGGCGTCATTTTCGGAATAGCGCTGGGCTATCTGATGTACTGGCTCCTTCGCTCCATAAACCACTACCAAACCGAAGTAATGATTACCGTAGCCGCCGTAATGGGTGGCTACCTGCTGGCCCAGAGCCTGCACATCTCGGGGCCATTGGCGATGGTGGTGGCGGGTTTGTTTGTGGGCGATAACAACGCCCGTCAGGATGCCATGAGCCAGACAACGAAGCGTTATGTTGACGGCTTCTGGGAATTGATCGACAGCATTCTGAATGCCCTGCTCTTTGTGCTGATCGGTATCGAACTACTGGTGATCGACTTTCACATTTCGTACTGGACCATCTATCTGGTTGTCATCCTGATTGTCCTGCTGTCGCGGTACCTGGCTATTCTGATTCCGTTTACACTAGCCCGTCGCTGGCTCGACCTCGATTCAAAAGCGCCCCTCATGCTCACCTGGGGCGGCTTACGGGGTGGGCTTTCGATTGCTATGGCTTTATCGATCGATAACGACTTACCCCACAAAGACTTTATTGTAAGCGTCACCTACGCGGTAGTTCTGTTTTCTGTAATCGGGCAGGGGCTAACGATGGAACGGCTCATCCGGCGGCTGTATCCACCCGAAGAACAAGTCTGA
- a CDS encoding conserved hypothetical protein (KEGG: cak:Caul_4605 hypothetical protein) yields the protein MQRREALQQAALMMGVMLSAPTLAGAMGRVTNTGPSVAVSPDQEALLAEVADVIIPNTSTPGAKAAGAEKFIVRVMRDCYPKADQEKFYAGLAKLDADSKTKFGKGFAALENAQKIDMVKQTMTEDKPFFLRMKELTTTGYFTSEIGATKALEYLPVPGQFNGCMPMKPGQKAWAI from the coding sequence ATGCAACGTAGAGAAGCCTTACAACAGGCAGCCTTAATGATGGGGGTTATGCTATCGGCTCCCACGCTGGCGGGCGCAATGGGTCGTGTGACGAACACGGGTCCAAGCGTAGCCGTCTCGCCCGACCAGGAAGCCCTGCTGGCCGAAGTAGCCGATGTGATCATCCCAAACACCAGTACGCCGGGCGCTAAAGCCGCCGGTGCCGAAAAATTCATTGTCCGCGTCATGCGCGACTGTTACCCCAAAGCCGATCAGGAGAAATTCTACGCGGGGCTGGCCAAATTGGATGCCGACAGCAAAACCAAATTTGGCAAAGGCTTCGCTGCGCTGGAAAACGCTCAGAAAATTGATATGGTGAAACAGACCATGACGGAAGACAAACCGTTTTTCCTGCGGATGAAAGAACTAACCACCACCGGCTATTTCACCTCCGAAATTGGTGCAACCAAAGCCCTCGAATACCTGCCCGTTCCGGGCCAGTTCAACGGCTGTATGCCCATGAAACCCGGCCAGAAGGCGTGGGCTATATAA